A DNA window from Setaria viridis chromosome 2, Setaria_viridis_v4.0, whole genome shotgun sequence contains the following coding sequences:
- the LOC117842916 gene encoding 3-ketoacyl-CoA synthase 4 produces the protein MPEGMDIAHRDHLLAALHGLLGAATLLLCLAAELLVFAFRRNAALYLAPVAAMLIFNRLRRRIAAAEIGLVDFSCLKPPRRLRIPVAGLLEHFRLIGCFDDGSVEFMTKVIEASGMGNETYFPPSLHYIPPAATHADAVQEAHMLFFPALDDLFAKTGVPPSAVGALVVNCSGFCPAPSLAAIIANRYRMRDDVKTFNLSGMGCAAGVVGVDVARRLLLTHAMPYAIVVSAEIVTVGWYSGKDQGKLLLNCYFRTGCSAALVTNGRGAAPVKYRLASLTRTNQIANDRSYRSGYRDEDDEGITGFTLGQGVGRMVSELLRAHLVTLGLSILPWREKLRYALALLRSSRDGDSSKLPRGAVPLPDFRAAVEHFCLPSSGRPMIWRLGQGLGLGEREMEAALMTFHRFGNQSAASLWYQLAYLEAKGRVRAGDTVWQLGIGSGLKANSLVWERVAGSDGERELGPWVGCIHKYAVTEM, from the coding sequence ATGCCCGAGGGCATGGACATCGCTCACCGAgaccacctcctcgccgcgctgcacggcctcctcggcgccgccacgctcctcctctgcctcgccgCGGAGCTCCTCGTCTTCGCGTTCCGGCGCAATGCGGCGCTCTACCTTGCCCCCGTGGCGGCGATGCTCATCTTCAACCGCCTCCGGCGCCgcatcgcggcggcggagatcggGCTGGTCGACTTCTCCTGCCTGAAGCCTCCACGCCGGCTGCGCATCCCGGTGGCGGGGCTGCTTGAGCACTTCCGGCTCATCGGTTGCTTCGACGACGGCAGCGTCGAGTTCATGACCAAGGTCATCGAGGCCAGCGGCATGGGCAACGAGACCTACTTCCCGCCGTCGCTGCACTACatcccgccggcggccacgcacGCCGACGCCGTCCAGGAGGCCCACATGCTCTTCTTCCCGGCCCTCGACGACCTCTTCGCCAAGACCGGCGTCCCGCCGTCCGCCGTCGGGGCGCTCGTCGTCAACTGCAGCGGCTTCTGCCCGGCCCCGTCGCTCGCCGCCATCATTGCCAACCGCTACCGCATGCGAGATGACGTCAAGACCTTCAACCTCTCAGGCATGGGCTGCGCCGCGGGCGTCGTGGGTGTGGATGTCGCGAGGAGGCTCCTGCTCACGCACGCCATGCCGTACGCCATCGTCGTCAGCGCCGAGATCGTCACCGTCGGGTGGTACAGCGGCAAGGACCAGGGCAAGCTGCTCCTCAACTGCTACTTCCGCACGGGCTGCTCCGCCGCGCTCGTCACCaacggccgcggcgccgcgccggtgAAGTACCGGCTGGCGAGCCTGACGCGCACGAACCAGATCGCCAACGACCGGAGCTACCGCTCCGGGTAccgcgacgaggacgacgagggcaTCACCGGCTTCACCCTGGGGCAGGGCGTCGGGCGCATGGTGAGCGAGCTGCTTCGCGCGCACCTCGTGACGCTCGGCCTGTCCATCCTCCCCTGGCGCGAGAAGCTGCGGTACGCGCTCGCGCTGCTCCGGTCATCCCGCGATGGCGACAGCAGCAagctcccccgcggcgccgTGCCGCTGCCGGACTTCCGCGCGGCGGTGGAGCACTTCTGCCTGCCGTCGTCGGGGCGGCCGATGATCTGGCGGCTCGGGCAGGGTCTCGGGCTGGGGGAGCGGGAGATGGAGGCGGCGCTGATGACGTTCCACCGGTTCGGGAACCAGTCGGCGGCGTCGCTGTGGTACCAGCTGGCGTACCTGGAGGCCAAGGGGCGGGTCCGCGCGGGCGACACGGTGTGGCAGCTCGGCATCGGCAGCGGGCTCAAGGCCAACAGCTTGGTGTGGGAGCGCGTCGCCGGGAGCGACGGGGAGCGCGAGCTGGGGCCCTGGGTGGGCTGCATCCACAAGTACGCCGTGACGGAAATGTAA